From one Sparus aurata chromosome 16, fSpaAur1.1, whole genome shotgun sequence genomic stretch:
- the tmem63c gene encoding osmosensitive cation channel TMEM63C, which yields MAHSELFVTSAPPVEGRAVELDVLSFLDQFGEDNSTAERCYRSHSHSSVLQGLPFGGVPTVLAINGVLWMFLLLIFSCLRKAAWDYGRLALLMENDSLTSLFYGEPSEKEKSPSESSPSDSETKDMGFCSWLSSLYHMKDEEIRSKCGIDAVTYLSFQRHIILLMTVVCLLSLAVILPVNFSGNLLGDSPENFGRTTLANVSAKDSFLWLHSIFALVYFIITLLCMAHHSVRLEYREDEKVARTLMITCIPREISDPGLITKHFHEAYPSCTVTDIRFCFNVHKLMRLDLERRKAMKGRLYFATKAQKEGKILIKTHPCAQIFCCDICGFEKVDAEQYYSELEEKRTDEFNAEKNRISMKRLGIAFVTFRDERMTAVIVKDYSRVHCRRRPQQSSITTVVQSHKWGVSYAPAPSDIIWENLSVCGSRWWLRCVLLNILLFLLLFFLTTPAIIVNTMDKFNVTRPVESLRSPVITQFFPTLLLWAFSVLLPFIVYYSAFFESHWTRSGENQVTMHKCFLLLVFMVILLPSLGLSSLDLFFTWLFDVHFLDEKDVKFQCVFLPDNGAFFVNYVITSSLIGTAMELLRIPALTVYALRLCFAKSQAERIHVKRSQAYEFQFGLEYAWTMCIFAVSMTYSITCPIITPFGLLYAILKHMVDRYNIYYAYVPTKLNQRIHRAAISQVILAPVLCMFWLLFFSMLRLGPMHPITLFTSVSLLSSIAFSLFRLCLKKQPDKSTSYQMSDQPAEGTFTDADRSTVTSTTASSLFVASVLLEPELALTPMPSPAHQGYGAMVSSQSSSHGQVEEEECEDHSQTHETELQDPPDPYCSSPLMDSPVGYQ from the exons ATGGCGCACTCTGAGCTGTTTGTGACGAGCGCGCCCCCTGTGGAGGGGAGAGCTGTGGAGCTGGATGTTCTGAGCTTCCTGGACCAGTTTGGGGAGGATAACAGCACCGCTGAGAGATGCTACCGCTCGCACTCCCACAGCAGTGTCCTCCAGGGGCTGCCGTTTGGAGGGGTGCCCACGGTCCTCGCCATCAATGGGGTGCTGTGGATG TTCCTGTTGCTCATCTTCTCCTGTCTGAGGAAGGCTGCGTGGGATTATGGCCGCCTGGCTCTGCTGATGGAGAACGACAG TCTCACATCCCTGTTTTATGGAGAACCAAGTGAGAAAGAGAAGTCTCCGTCAGAGTCCAGCCCCTCCGACTCGGAGACCAAGGACATG GGCTTCTGCTCGTGGCTCTCATCTCTTTACCATATGAA GGACGAAGAGATACGCAGCAAATGTGGCATCGACGCCGTCACATACCTGTCCTTCCAGCGCCACATCATCCTGCTCATGACCGTGGTTTGCCTGCTGTCCTTGGCCGTAATCCTGCCGGTCAACTTTTCCGGGAACCTCCTGG GAGACAGTCCTGAAAACTTTGGAAGAACAACACTGGCTAATGTTAGCGCAAA GGACAGCTTTCTGTGGCTCCACAGCATCTTTGCTCTGGTCTACTTCATCATCACGCTGCTGTGTATGGCTCACCACTCCGTACGGCTGGAGTACAGAGAGGATGAGAAG GTAGCCAGGACACTGATGATCACCTGCATACCAAGAGAGATCTCTGACCCAGGACTCATCACCAAACACTTCCA TGAGGCCTACCCCAGCTGTACCGTCACTGATATTCGGTTCTGCTTTAATGTGCACAAGCTGATGAGGCTGGACTTAGAGAG GCGCAAAGCGATGAAAGGCAGGCTGTATTTTGCTACAAAGGCCCAAAAGGAGGGGAAGATCCTGATCAAGACCCATCCGTGTGCTCAGATATTCTGCTGCGACATCTGCGGCTTTGAAAAg GTGGATGCAGAACAGTACTACAGTGAGTTAGAGGAAAAGCGGACCGATGAGTTCAACGCTGAGAAGAACCGCATCTCCATGAAGAGGCTTGGCATCGCCTTCGTGACTTTCCGTGATGAGAGGATGACTGCGGT aattGTGAAAGACTACAGTCGCGTGCACTGCCGTCGCAGACCGCAACAGTCCAGCATCACCACCGTGGTGCAGTCGCACAAATGGGGGGTCAGCTACGCACCCGCTCCCAGTGACATCATCTG GGAAAACCTGTCAGTGTGCGGATCTCGCTGGTGGCTCCGCTGCGTCCTCCTCAACattctcctcttcctgctgctcttcttcctcACAACTCCCGCCATCATCGTCAACACCATGGACAAGTTCAACGTCACAAGGCCCGTGGAGAGTCTGCGG AGCCCAGTCATTACCCAGTTCTTCCCGACCCTCCTGCTGTGGGCGTTTTCCGTGCTCCTGCCCTTCATCGTCTACTACTCAGCCTTCTTCGAGTCCCACTGGACCAG ATCTGGTGAGAACCAAGTGACGATgcacaagtgttttttgttgctgGTCTTCATGGTCATCCTTCTGCCTTCGCTTGGTCTGTCCAG TTTGGACCTATTCTTCACGTGGCTCTTTGACGTCCACTTCCTGGATGAAAAGGATGTCAAATTCCA gtgtgtttttctccctgACAACGGTGCGTTCTTTGTCAACTATGTGATCACATCCAGCCTGATTGGCACAGCTATGGAGCTGCTTCGCATCCCGGCACTGACGGTGTATGCCCTCCGCCTCTGCTTCGCCAAGTCCCAGGCTGAGCGCATCCATGTCAAACGG AGTCAGGCCTATGAGTTCCAGTTTGGCCTGGAGTACGCCTGGACCATGTGTATCTTTGCAGTCAGTATGACCTACAGCATCACATGTCCCATCATTACACCCTTTG GTCTGCTCTATGCGATCCTCAAGCACATGGTCGACCGATACAACATCTACTATGCATACGTTCCCACCAAACTCAACCAGCGCATCCACAGGGCGGCCATCAGCCAGGTCATCTTGGCTCCCGTCCTCTGCATGTTCTGgctgctcttcttctccatGCTCAGATTAG GTCCAATGCATCCCATCACCCTCTTCACATCGGTGTCCCTGCTCTCCTCTATTGCCTTCTCCCTCTTCCGCTTGTGCCTTAAGAAGCAGCCAGACAAGTCGACCAGCTACCAG atGTCTGATCAGCCAGCAGAGGGGACGTTCACTGATGCAGACAGGAGCACTGTAACATCCACCACTGCCTCCAGT CTGTTTGTGGCGTCTGTGCTGCTGGAGCCAGAGCTGGCTTTGACTCCGATGCCCTCCCCAGCCCACCAAGGCTACGGCGCCATGGTCAGCTCCCAGAGTTCGAGCCATGGccaggtggaggaagaggagtgtgaggACCACTCCCAGACCCATGAGACTGAGCTCCAAGACCCACCGGACCCCTACTGCTCCAGCCCACTCATGGACAGCCCTGTGGGCTACCAGTAA